A genomic window from Terrisporobacter glycolicus ATCC 14880 = DSM 1288 includes:
- a CDS encoding helix-turn-helix domain-containing protein, whose amino-acid sequence MDIGGKIKRMRIEKQLTQEELANRCELSKGFISQLENNLTSPSIATLIDILDILGTNLREFFNEISDEKITFTKDDMFETEDEDLKYTLKWLVPNSQKNDMEPIIITLQPGGQYKEDKPHEGEEFGYVLAGSIFLHLGDKKNKVRKGESFYFKPRANHYISNSGKKEAKVVWVSTPPMF is encoded by the coding sequence ATGGATATAGGTGGAAAAATTAAACGTATGAGAATAGAAAAGCAACTGACCCAGGAAGAATTGGCAAACAGATGCGAACTATCGAAGGGATTTATATCTCAGCTTGAGAACAATTTAACTTCACCCTCTATTGCAACCTTAATAGATATATTAGATATCTTGGGAACAAATTTAAGAGAGTTTTTCAATGAAATAAGTGATGAAAAAATCACCTTTACAAAGGATGATATGTTTGAAACAGAAGACGAGGATTTAAAATATACATTGAAATGGTTAGTTCCAAATTCACAAAAAAATGATATGGAACCTATAATAATAACTTTACAACCAGGTGGACAATATAAAGAAGATAAGCCGCATGAAGGAGAAGAATTTGGATATGTTCTAGCAGGATCAATTTTCCTTCATTTAGGAGATAAGAAAAATAAAGTAAGAAAGGGCGAAAGTTTTTACTTTAAACCTAGAGCTAATCACTATATATCAAACTCAGGTAAAAAAGAAGCAAAAGTTGTTTGGGTAAGTACGCCACCAATGTTTTAA
- a CDS encoding sensor histidine kinase yields the protein MDKKFDRKNTAFKICLIIICLIFNMLIGFLSKSFKITLIVLVFNLIIIFMFFIYERMFQNYMKDILIKLSDMLATISDMRETEVFSMIDDSLFSKLQHQTLRLTNILKTQNNKIENDKNEIKSLISDIAHQLKTPLTNMKMYSEFLQDEDLTEEERQEFNEIIILSLDKLCFLVESMIKMSRLESSVISINQKYEDLNDTILMAITQLYKKAEIKNIAIDFRQKDKVNLYHDKKWTCEAIFNIIENAIKYSKENSKITITIQKYEMFTRIDIEDNGIGIKEEEIPKIFSRFYRGQNVQDKEGIGIGLYLSRQIITKQDGYIKVKSQDTGSTFSVFMLNDIKNKI from the coding sequence ATGGATAAAAAATTTGATAGAAAAAATACTGCATTTAAGATATGTCTTATAATTATTTGTTTAATTTTTAATATGTTAATTGGTTTTTTAAGCAAAAGTTTTAAAATTACTTTAATTGTTTTAGTATTTAATTTAATTATAATTTTCATGTTTTTTATTTATGAAAGAATGTTTCAAAATTATATGAAAGATATACTAATAAAACTATCAGATATGTTAGCTACCATATCTGATATGAGGGAAACCGAAGTATTTTCTATGATAGATGATTCTCTATTTTCAAAACTACAACATCAGACTTTAAGATTAACTAATATTTTAAAAACTCAAAATAACAAAATAGAAAATGATAAAAATGAAATAAAATCATTAATCTCTGATATAGCTCATCAGTTAAAAACACCTTTAACCAATATGAAAATGTACAGTGAATTTTTACAAGATGAAGATTTAACAGAAGAAGAGCGACAAGAGTTTAATGAAATTATTATTTTATCCTTAGACAAACTTTGTTTTTTAGTGGAAAGTATGATAAAAATGTCTAGACTGGAAAGTTCAGTAATTAGTATAAATCAAAAATATGAAGATTTAAATGATACAATTTTAATGGCTATTACACAACTTTATAAAAAAGCTGAAATAAAAAATATAGCTATTGATTTTAGACAAAAAGATAAAGTTAACTTATATCACGATAAAAAATGGACATGTGAAGCTATTTTTAACATAATTGAAAATGCAATAAAATACTCTAAAGAAAATAGCAAAATAACTATAACAATACAAAAATATGAGATGTTTACACGAATTGATATTGAAGATAATGGTATTGGCATAAAAGAAGAAGAAATTCCAAAGATATTCTCTAGATTTTATAGAGGCCAGAATGTACAAGACAAAGAAGGAATAGGAATAGGTCTTTATTTAAGTAGACAAATAATTACAAAACAAGATGGATATATAAAAGTGAAATCACAAGATACAGGTAGTACCTTTTCCGTATTTATGTTAAATGATATAAAGAATAAAATATAA
- a CDS encoding ABC transporter permease, with amino-acid sequence MKFKNNNKNIVKKITKSSLKFNRGRNIFVVLAIVLTTFMTCSIFTIGVSLVNNYNTMNIRIRGTTSDAMLSNPKKEQIEAIKNLGITTSIGEEILVGNVINKELEKDNHEIFLKYYDKENWEKQITPTISNVEGNYPTSENEVMVSTKALEFLGKEDAKIGEKIKFEYIDAKGNKNKKEFVLSGKYKTYSVTEKIGYLALSKDYIKNNNLSVGHEGSITICFKSGEKYNAQEILKSKIKLDDMQEFDYYNDVDEDGKEVKIKSVIVMGVIGLFIVFSGYLLIYNIMYISVSKDIHFYGLIKTIGASPKQIKKIVNGQAFRLAIIGIPIGLFLGATVSFGVVPMILESFSVNVNANAMPGDISFNPVIFISATIFSILTVSISCRKPAKIASFISPTEALKYSIGNKEKKNKNNSYRKSTNGGKIYKMAYHNVFRDKKRAILVFLSLFMGIMTYLSIYTFTSSLSVDNYIDTYISNDFRVQNIQAIDEKMNDDFIKKVENIKGVESVSKFKFSNLQSDTNEIPRLLSKFVYDKDDIQEIMDFQEKMKMETPMYYRSFIIGVDDLAIEKFSEMSNAKFNLDDFKSGKVALIDTICYSKEEKNNLDNKITLKGKHSNSLTFEIVKFENDSNLLPDIGLPVIYISSSQIEKLDNKSVNSMLYIDVDKKCEYEIYSRLNEMIDSEYLFVESRSQLVKEFSSNVTIMNIISTSMSAILILIGVLNFINVTVTSINTRRKELAIMESIGMTKKQIKNMLVFEGGYYAAITTFLISTFGMVIIFEIAKSTKKIASYAKFAFPKLPFICLLVFIFIICLITPLVVYKYSSLKSVTERLREIEK; translated from the coding sequence ATGAAGTTTAAAAATAATAATAAAAATATAGTAAAAAAGATAACAAAATCATCATTAAAGTTTAACAGAGGAAGAAATATATTTGTAGTCCTTGCTATAGTGCTTACTACATTTATGACGTGTTCAATATTTACTATAGGAGTTAGTCTTGTAAATAATTATAATACTATGAATATTAGAATAAGAGGAACAACATCAGATGCAATGTTGTCAAATCCTAAAAAAGAGCAAATTGAAGCTATAAAGAATTTGGGTATAACCACATCAATTGGTGAGGAAATTTTAGTAGGAAATGTTATTAATAAAGAACTAGAAAAGGACAATCATGAGATATTTTTAAAATATTATGATAAAGAAAACTGGGAAAAACAAATTACACCTACAATAAGTAATGTAGAGGGAAATTATCCAACAAGTGAAAATGAAGTTATGGTATCTACGAAAGCATTAGAGTTTTTAGGAAAAGAAGATGCGAAAATAGGAGAAAAAATTAAGTTTGAATATATAGATGCAAAAGGAAATAAAAATAAGAAAGAGTTTGTATTAAGTGGTAAATATAAGACTTATTCAGTTACTGAAAAAATAGGATACTTAGCGCTATCAAAGGATTATATAAAAAATAATAATTTAAGTGTAGGCCATGAGGGCTCAATTACTATTTGTTTTAAATCTGGTGAAAAATATAATGCACAAGAGATTTTAAAGTCCAAAATTAAATTAGATGATATGCAAGAATTTGACTATTATAATGATGTTGATGAAGATGGAAAAGAAGTAAAGATAAAATCCGTTATTGTGATGGGAGTCATAGGATTATTTATAGTATTTAGTGGATACTTGCTAATATACAATATAATGTACATATCCGTTAGTAAAGATATACATTTTTATGGATTAATAAAGACTATAGGCGCATCTCCAAAACAAATTAAGAAAATTGTAAATGGACAGGCGTTTAGACTAGCTATTATAGGTATTCCAATAGGACTGTTTTTAGGTGCAACGGTATCATTTGGAGTTGTACCTATGATTCTTGAAAGTTTTTCTGTTAATGTTAATGCTAATGCAATGCCAGGTGATATATCATTTAATCCCGTAATATTTATATCAGCAACCATATTTTCAATACTAACAGTAAGTATAAGTTGTAGAAAACCAGCAAAAATAGCAAGTTTTATATCGCCAACAGAAGCTCTTAAATATTCAATAGGAAATAAAGAAAAGAAAAATAAGAACAATAGTTATAGAAAAAGTACTAATGGTGGAAAGATTTATAAGATGGCATATCACAACGTATTTAGAGACAAAAAACGTGCAATTTTAGTATTTTTATCTCTTTTTATGGGAATCATGACATATTTAAGTATTTATACTTTTACTAGTAGTTTAAGTGTGGATAATTATATTGATACATATATAAGCAATGATTTTAGAGTACAAAATATTCAAGCTATAGACGAAAAAATGAACGATGATTTTATAAAAAAAGTAGAAAATATTAAAGGTGTGGAGTCAGTTAGTAAATTTAAATTTTCTAATTTACAAAGTGATACAAATGAAATACCGCGTTTATTAAGCAAATTTGTATATGATAAAGATGATATACAAGAAATAATGGATTTTCAAGAGAAAATGAAAATGGAAACACCTATGTATTATAGGTCTTTTATAATTGGAGTGGATGATTTAGCAATAGAAAAATTCAGTGAAATGAGTAATGCTAAATTTAATTTAGATGATTTTAAGTCAGGAAAAGTTGCTTTAATAGATACAATATGTTATTCAAAAGAAGAGAAAAATAATCTAGATAATAAAATTACTTTAAAAGGTAAGCATAGTAACTCTCTGACTTTTGAAATAGTAAAATTTGAAAATGATTCTAATTTATTACCAGATATAGGATTGCCTGTTATTTATATTAGCTCATCTCAGATAGAAAAGTTAGATAATAAATCCGTTAATAGTATGTTGTATATAGACGTAGATAAGAAATGCGAATATGAAATATATTCTAGGCTCAATGAAATGATAGACTCTGAGTATTTATTTGTAGAGTCAAGATCACAACTAGTTAAGGAGTTCAGCAGCAATGTAACAATCATGAATATTATATCTACTAGTATGTCTGCAATATTGATTTTAATAGGTGTGTTAAATTTTATCAATGTTACGGTTACAAGTATCAACACGAGGCGAAAAGAATTGGCCATAATGGAAAGTATAGGAATGACAAAGAAACAAATTAAGAATATGTTAGTGTTTGAAGGAGGATATTATGCAGCAATAACTACTTTTCTTATATCAACTTTTGGTATGGTAATTATATTTGAAATAGCAAAATCAACTAAGAAAATTGCTAGTTATGCAAAATTTGCATTTCCTAAATTACCTTTTATATGTTTACTAGTTTTTATATTCATAATATGTTTAATTACTCCATTGGTAGTTTATAAATATTCCAGTCTAAAAAGTGTTACAGAAAGGCTTAGAGAAATTGAAAAATAA
- a CDS encoding DUF2812 domain-containing protein, translating into MIIYKFFTLGKYEKKEEWINIMCSKGYALKSCSFCKYKFEKCNPGEYHYFLELFENLSSSPNQEDFLNYLEDEWSVEYVCHYRNWVFFRRKRMLGKFSMFSNLESKIDYFRRILLFRISAFIFLISFSILNILYSPVGSTDKTFALLLILIAIIVFAVNIPTFIKYRKLKKSDES; encoded by the coding sequence ATGATTATTTATAAATTTTTTACACTTGGTAAATATGAAAAAAAAGAAGAATGGATAAATATAATGTGTTCAAAGGGATACGCTTTAAAAAGTTGTAGCTTTTGCAAATATAAATTTGAAAAATGTAATCCTGGTGAGTATCACTACTTTCTTGAATTATTTGAAAATCTTTCTTCTTCTCCTAATCAAGAGGACTTTCTCAATTATTTGGAAGATGAGTGGAGTGTTGAATATGTATGCCACTATAGAAATTGGGTATTTTTTAGACGAAAAAGAATGTTAGGTAAATTCAGTATGTTTTCTAATTTAGAGTCTAAGATTGATTATTTTAGAAGAATATTATTATTTAGGATTTCTGCATTTATATTTTTAATTTCTTTTTCAATACTAAATATTTTATATTCTCCTGTAGGGTCTACAGATAAAACTTTTGCATTGTTGTTAATTTTAATAGCCATAATAGTTTTTGCTGTAAATATACCAACTTTTATAAAATATCGTAAATTAAAAAAATCAGATGAATCCTAA
- the potA gene encoding spermidine/putrescine ABC transporter ATP-binding protein: protein MKQENIIELKNISKTYEENEVLKDLNLDIRKNEFLTLLGPSGCGKTTTLKIIAGFEFADDGSVLFQGKDVNEIPPYERPVNTVFQKYALFPHMNVYENIAFGLKIKKMDQKAINEKVKKMLKLVALPGFEGRSIDSLSGGQQQRVAIARALVNEPKVLLLDEPLGALDLKLRQEMQRELKNIQQQLGITFIFVTHDQEEALSMSDTIVVMNKGKIQQMGTPQDIYNEPENAFVARFIGESNIIDGVMHEDFLVEFCGKIFDCVDKGFKKNEEIQVVIRPEDIKMVKPEDGMLKGEVTSCVFKGVHYEMTVKSSGLTWLLHNTKSAEVGNELGLDIYPEDIHIMRKTGDDESNEE, encoded by the coding sequence TTGAAACAAGAGAACATAATTGAATTAAAGAATATTTCAAAAACATATGAAGAAAATGAGGTGCTAAAAGACCTTAATTTAGATATAAGAAAAAATGAATTTTTAACTTTACTAGGACCAAGTGGATGTGGGAAAACAACTACTTTAAAAATAATAGCTGGTTTTGAATTTGCTGATGATGGAAGTGTTTTATTTCAAGGCAAAGATGTAAATGAAATACCTCCATATGAAAGACCAGTAAATACAGTTTTTCAAAAATATGCTTTATTTCCTCATATGAATGTATATGAAAATATAGCTTTTGGATTAAAAATAAAAAAAATGGATCAAAAGGCTATAAATGAAAAAGTTAAGAAAATGCTTAAACTTGTGGCACTACCAGGATTTGAAGGTAGAAGTATTGATTCATTAAGTGGTGGGCAACAACAAAGGGTTGCTATAGCTAGAGCTTTAGTAAACGAGCCAAAAGTACTTTTACTAGACGAGCCTTTAGGAGCATTAGACTTAAAACTAAGACAAGAAATGCAAAGAGAACTTAAAAATATACAACAGCAATTAGGAATAACATTTATATTTGTTACTCATGACCAAGAGGAAGCATTATCAATGTCAGATACTATTGTTGTTATGAATAAAGGTAAAATACAACAAATGGGAACACCACAAGATATATACAATGAGCCTGAGAATGCTTTTGTTGCTAGATTTATAGGTGAAAGTAATATAATAGATGGTGTAATGCATGAAGACTTTTTAGTAGAGTTTTGTGGAAAAATCTTTGATTGTGTGGATAAAGGATTTAAAAAAAATGAAGAAATTCAGGTAGTAATTAGACCAGAAGATATAAAAATGGTTAAACCAGAAGATGGTATGTTAAAAGGAGAAGTTACTTCTTGCGTATTTAAAGGAGTTCATTATGAAATGACAGTTAAATCTAGTGGATTAACTTGGTTACTTCATAATACTAAATCAGCAGAAGTTGGAAATGAGTTAGGCTTAGATATTTATCCAGAAGACATACATATCATGAGAAAAACAGGGGATGATGAGTCAAATGAAGAATAA